One Marinobacter sp. es.048 genomic window, CAAACTTCTCCTTCTCATCCGCCAGCGCCTTCAGGGCTTCAAAGGCGTCGCCCTCAATGGTTTCCACATTGTCGAGGCCATTGAGTCTGGCGTTGTGGTGGACGGAGTCAATGGCACCGGCCGAACTGTCGACACAGGTCACTTGAGTCGCCCCGGCGCACGCCGCCTGAATGCCCCAGCCACCGACATAGCTGAACACATCCAGCACCCGCTTACCCGGAGCATAGGCCTGCAAGCGGGCACGATTCATCCGGTGATCATAGAACCAGCCCGTTTTCTGGCCACCTTCCAACGGCACCTCGAACCGGACACCGTTCTCCTCAACCTCCAAGAGACTGATTTCGGCGCCATGGGCCTGCTCCACGTAGGTATCCAGCCCCTCCACCTTGCGCATCTTGCCATCGTTCTTGAGGATGATCGCTTCCGGATGCACCAGCCGCTGAACCGCCCGGACAACCGCTTCCTTCATTGCCTCCATACCGGCCGTGGAAATCTGCACCACCACCGTGGAATCAAACCGGTCGATCACCAGGCCCGAAAGCCCGTCACTGTCGCCGAACACCCACCGGTAAAACGGCTTGTCAAAAAGCCGATCCCGCAACGCAAGCGCCGCCTCCATCCGCTGGGTCAACCGCTGGGGCGTCATCCCATGGCCTGGATCGCGGCTGATCAACCGCCCACAGATCAATGCATGAGGATTTACGAACAATGTACCCAACGGCTTGTCATTCGAAGCCCTAAGCTCCGCCTGAACCCCGGCCTCAAACTCCGTCAACGGACTGCGACGAGTATCCACCTCGTTACTGTAAACCCAAAGATGGCCAGCACGGAAACGGCGCTCTGCGCCTTTGCGAAGATAGAGGACAGGGAAGTTCATAAGGACCACCAGGAAGAGGAAATTTCGGGGAGCGGATTATACATGAACGGTTGAGGACAACACCCAAGCTACTGGAGCAGGCGGGCAGGGCTTTCGAAAACCGTGCGGAGCCATGGATGGCGGAGCCCAAGCGCCCAAGGGATGGGCTGTAAGGAGCGTGTTTTCGAAAGCCCTGCCCGCCTGCTCAAGCACCTCAGGAGAATTGCTACCCCTCGGCCGCCACATGCTCCGAATAGGCCACAGCATCCATCAGGCCATCCAGCTCACCGGCATCCTCAAGTCTGACCTTATATAGCCAGCCATCACCATAAGGATCCTCATTGACCTTCTCAGGCTCATCCTCGAGGCTCTCGTTCACCGCGATAACCTCACCCGTCACCGGACTGAAGACATCCGAGGCCGACTTGACCGACTCCGCCACACCAGCTTCCTCGCCACCATTAACCGTCGCGCCCACATCCGGAACCCCGATATAAACCACATCACCCAGTTGCTCCTGGGCAAAATCGGTAATGCCGACCGTCGCTGTACCGTCATCTGCCAGGCGAACCCATTGGTGGGTCTCAATGTATTTAAGGTCTGCGGGTATCTCACTCATAGTCTGGTTTCCTGAACGAATTTTTTGCGCAGTTTAACTGAAGACGTTAACTCCAGCGAACCTCACTTGCCAGCTTTAAGCAGCAGAGTGGGTTGACCCGACGGGGGGCACTCTCATTGAGATTAACAATTTGCAGCGTTCAAAAGCACAGTGGCTGAGACAAAGTAACTGGAGCAAGGCGCTCAGTAACCCGTGCTGTTCTGGTCCAGCTCAAACCGGAAATCTTTCGCCCGGCGGACTTTCGTGGTGAAGTCCCCGGAGTCGTGGAATTCGAACCAACGGTAGCCCGGCGGCAAATCCTCAACCGAGAACTGGCTGGAACCGGAGGTGAACTGGATACAGGTGGACGGCGTCGCCATCAGGTGCACGCCGTTACGTT contains:
- the gcvH gene encoding glycine cleavage system protein GcvH, yielding MSEIPADLKYIETHQWVRLADDGTATVGITDFAQEQLGDVVYIGVPDVGATVNGGEEAGVAESVKSASDVFSPVTGEVIAVNESLEDEPEKVNEDPYGDGWLYKVRLEDAGELDGLMDAVAYSEHVAAEG
- a CDS encoding class I SAM-dependent rRNA methyltransferase — translated: MNFPVLYLRKGAERRFRAGHLWVYSNEVDTRRSPLTEFEAGVQAELRASNDKPLGTLFVNPHALICGRLISRDPGHGMTPQRLTQRMEAALALRDRLFDKPFYRWVFGDSDGLSGLVIDRFDSTVVVQISTAGMEAMKEAVVRAVQRLVHPEAIILKNDGKMRKVEGLDTYVEQAHGAEISLLEVEENGVRFEVPLEGGQKTGWFYDHRMNRARLQAYAPGKRVLDVFSYVGGWGIQAACAGATQVTCVDSSAGAIDSVHHNARLNGLDNVETIEGDAFEALKALADEKEKFDVVVLDPPALIPRRRDQKAGEEAYARLNQLGLRLLERDGILVSASCSMHLSQDKLVDIIRGSGRKIDRFVQLLEQGHQAPDHPVIPGIPETDYIKSCFVRSLTGFF